GGCTCGAAGATGGCCGCCAGCGCGGGTTCGGCGACGATCCCGACCGCGATACTCGAGGCAGTGATTCCGACCTGGCACGTCGTGAGATAGAGTTCGAGGTCGTCAGTCATCTCCCACGCACGCTCGAGTTTCGGGTTGCCACCGACGAACTCCTCCTCGGTAAACTGTCGTGCGCGGGTCAGCGCGAACTCGATAGCGACGAAGAAGGCATTCGCCAGAATGAGCAAGACGCCTGCGAACAGCCGGCCGCCGATGACGAACGAGTTCATCGCCCGAACGTTGGCTCGGTAACTATAAATCGGTCGGGGATTCTTGCAGCCGAACGAAATCGACGCAGTGACGGGTGGAATACCAGGACTATGATAGGATCTCGAACGCCGCGGACGCGGCGAGCGCCGTCGGGTCGACCTACCAGCCGGCGGGATACTCGAACCCGAGTAAACCGCCGATTCGGTCGTTCTTTTTTGCCTGCTCGTCACGCCCAAATCGGCGCAGTGGAGCCGAATCAAGCCAGAATTCGATGCAATAAAAGAACCCAAGCAGTTTTGGCGGATGCTCGCGTCAGACGAAATATGCACACCTGTCGCAACTGCAACCAGTCGTTCCAGACCGAGCTCGCCCTCGAGTTACACCGAGATACGTGCAACAAGGGACAACTCTTCTGTCAGGTATGTGGGGAGCGGTTCCAGGAGGGGACGGCGACCCAGGACGGCTGGCACTACGAGTGCCCGAACGAGGACTGTGACGGAGACGGACTGCAGGACGACCTCTATCGCGTCGAGGACGTCCGCACCGCGACTCACTAGCATCCGGGACCGATCGCTCCCGGACCGGTTCCGTTTTGGGATGCCGACGGCGTGACAGCCGCCGGTGACGCCGTTCCGACGGACGAGAACGGGAGCCGACCGTCGCCGTTACGAGAGCTCGTACGTCCGCTCGAGGTACGTGAACAGCTCCCCCACGGTCGCCGGATCGAACGTCCAGACGCCGTAGTACCGGCCGGCGGCGCGTTCCTCGGCGATCAGTGCACAGCGGTGGAATTCGTTTCCGCCGCCGTCGAACGCGACGAACCAGAACGCGCCGAGATCGCCGCCGGCGTCCGCGACGACCGTCACGGCGTCGATGAGCGCCACGTCGGTCTCCTCACCGAGGAACACTGCCACGTCGAGCGAGTCGTGCGCTCCGAGCCGATCGTAGACCGCCGCCTGTGCGCGGAGCGCGGTCGCCCGCTGGAAGCCCGCGTACAGTCGGCCGGTACCGACGCGCCACGCTCGTTCTTCGATTTCACGAGAGGTGGCGATCATCTGCCGGCGATCGTACGACGAAAACAGCGTGTTCTCGAGGAATTCGAACAGGTCCGCCTGATCGTGATCGGTCTCGGCGAGTTCCCACGGCGGGTGGCTCTCGGGGGAGAGGATCGCGTCGAACTGGTCGATCCCCAGTGCGCCCCGAAATTCGCCGTCGTCGTCCCTGACGATGACGAATCCCGTCCCGTCGAGCGCACCCAGCGCGCGGTGGGTCACGTCGACGTTCCGCGTGTCGAACTGGTGTCGAAACTCCGTGACGACCGACGCCTCGTCGGCGTGGATCTCGAGCGTTTTTCGCCGTCGGTCGACGGCTTCGAAGACGTCTCGAAGCGAGTTCATGCGGAGCAGTCGTCGATCCGCAGGTACTCCCTGATCGCTGCCGGAATCGTCGTCTCGGTGACCGCGTTCGCCTCGCTGTCGAAGGAGACGATCCCCAACTCCTCGAGCTGGGGGAGTATCACGTGGTACAGCCGGATGCGGATCCGCTCTCGATCGGACGGGGTGGCGATCGTCTCGTCGGTACTGGCGGCCGCGGCCGCGAGCGCGTCGGCGAGTTCGTCGAGCGTCGCCGTCGGATGATCGTGGAGATAGATGACCGCGTTTCGAGCGTGATAGTTGCCGAATAGACGGATCACGTCGTCGACCGGAAGCCGACCGGCCGCTGCCCGGAGGGCAACCAGATCGGGGGTAAACTGCTTGTTGCCCATCACTCGGAGAGTATGCTACCACTGCACAAATACGTATGGCCGGCGACGGCGGCTGCGACCGCACTCAGACACGAACCCGCCGGTTCCGACTCCCGCGGAGCCGCGTCGCCGAGCCCGCTCGGCAGCGTGTCAGCCCGGTCCGGGCGACGCGCATACCGTCGAGCGGACTCGAGACGAACGACACTGTTCCGATCTCGCTTCCGCACCCGACTCCGATTCTCCGTCGCCTTCTGATTCCGCTCCCGTCTCCGATTCTCTTTCACGCTCTGCAAACTACCGCCGCTTTCCAACCCTTTAATCGGATTAGTTCCCACACGATACGTATGGAACGGCTCACTCCGCGAGTGCGAGTCGTCTGGCTCGGTCTCGCGATCGCGCGAGCCGCGATTCTCGGCGGGATTCTCGTGGGCGCGGCGATCGTTCTCACGCGCACCGGCGTCTGGGAATCCGCACCCGCGGCCCTCGTCCCGGCTGCCGCCGGAGTCG
The Natrinema salaciae genome window above contains:
- a CDS encoding HVO_2901 family zinc finger protein, which encodes MHTCRNCNQSFQTELALELHRDTCNKGQLFCQVCGERFQEGTATQDGWHYECPNEDCDGDGLQDDLYRVEDVRTATH
- a CDS encoding DICT sensory domain-containing protein, with translation MNSLRDVFEAVDRRRKTLEIHADEASVVTEFRHQFDTRNVDVTHRALGALDGTGFVIVRDDDGEFRGALGIDQFDAILSPESHPPWELAETDHDQADLFEFLENTLFSSYDRRQMIATSREIEERAWRVGTGRLYAGFQRATALRAQAAVYDRLGAHDSLDVAVFLGEETDVALIDAVTVVADAGGDLGAFWFVAFDGGGNEFHRCALIAEERAAGRYYGVWTFDPATVGELFTYLERTYELS
- a CDS encoding DUF7344 domain-containing protein encodes the protein MGNKQFTPDLVALRAAAGRLPVDDVIRLFGNYHARNAVIYLHDHPTATLDELADALAAAAASTDETIATPSDRERIRIRLYHVILPQLEELGIVSFDSEANAVTETTIPAAIREYLRIDDCSA